The genomic DNA TTCACCCACCAGGTCAATTTTCATCACCACCGTTGCCGACCAGGCCATCCCCTGGTTGATTCCCAACAGCAGGTTCGCTAAGATCACCCATCCCCAGTTGCCGGCATACACCAGCAGCCAGGGCACCGGCAGGGCAAACAACCAGCCGATCAGCAGCAACTGCTTGCGCGTAAACCGCCCTGTGAGGCGACCCATGAGCATGTTGGCTATTGATTTGGCCAGTCCGAACGCGACAATAAACGACAGCAGCGCTGTATGCCCGCTGATGCCGAAAACAGTTTCGGCAAACGTCGGAATAACCGAACGCTCCAGGCCTACCATCGCCCCTACAAACCCATTGATAAGCACCAGCAGCCAGAACTGCCCGGCATTCACTTTTAAACCAAGTTTTGTTTTGGAGGATGCGTGCTGCATTTTAGGTGTCGTTTAGGTTATGAATATGCCCGGAAGCCTTTGCCAGCGCAAATGGCCCCGGTACATACCCCACTTTTAGCCAAAGTGTATCTTAATGCGGCAGCCGGTCTTTGATGACGCCATAAGTATAAGTACCTGCAATAGCACCTCCTATAGCCAGTACAATTGCCCAGTAGCCGTGCCCAATATTTACGAACATAGGCCCCGGGCAGGCACCTGTCAGCGCCCAGCCCAACCCGAAAATGATGCCGCCGATGAGGTAGCGCGATACAGCCTTTTCTTTGGGCGTAAATACGATCGGGTTGCCCTGGTAGTCGCGCAGCTTATACTTTTTGATCAGGAAGGTGGCAAGGGTGCCCAGTACTACGGCCGTGCCGATAATGCCATACATGTGGAACGACTGGAAGCGAAACATCTCCTGGATACGGAACCACGAGATGGCTTCCGATTTGCTCATTACAATGCCAAACAAGATGCCGGCTAGTATAAATTTAAGTCCTTTCACGGGAAGAAATATTATGAATTAAGAATTACGAATGAAGCTGCTTGCATTACATTAGTAAGCCAGCTTAAAAGAACAGCGGCAGCAGTACGAAGGTGGTAAACAGCCCGCCGATAAAGAAACCGACAACCGCAATAAGCGATGGCAGCTGTAAATTAGACAGTCCGCTGATGGCGTGGCCTGAGGTACAGCCGCCGGCATAACGTGCCCCAAACCCGATGGCAAAGCCACCCAGCAGCAAAATCAGGAAGCCTTTTACAGTGAAAAGCGCCTCCAGGCTAAAGAGCTCCGCGGGTTGCATCCCGGCAGGTGCCGAAATGCCCAACTGATTTAGGTCCTCAATAGTGGCCGGGGAGATCTGTACCGCCTCGCCGGTAGAGAGAAACTGCGACGCAATAACGCCACCAAGTATGGCGCCAACTATAAACAGCAGGTTCCAGACCTGGGACCGCCAGTTAAAATCAAAAAAGGCGACATTTTTTCCTG from Pontibacter liquoris includes the following:
- a CDS encoding DUF6691 family protein codes for the protein MKGLKFILAGILFGIVMSKSEAISWFRIQEMFRFQSFHMYGIIGTAVVLGTLATFLIKKYKLRDYQGNPIVFTPKEKAVSRYLIGGIIFGLGWALTGACPGPMFVNIGHGYWAIVLAIGGAIAGTYTYGVIKDRLPH
- a CDS encoding YeeE/YedE family protein; the encoded protein is MLELLRQPWPWYTSGAVIALVMVLLLFFGKSFGVSSNLRTICAACGAGKNVAFFDFNWRSQVWNLLFIVGAILGGVIASQFLSTGEAVQISPATIEDLNQLGISAPAGMQPAELFSLEALFTVKGFLILLLGGFAIGFGARYAGGCTSGHAISGLSNLQLPSLIAVVGFFIGGLFTTFVLLPLFF